Part of the Geobacter pickeringii genome, TGCGTTCTGTTGTAAAATATTTCGACAACAAGCGCCTTGTTGTCAAGTTATGCATGAGAGAGACGGTAACATCTTTTAATATCGATGGTTTTTTATGGGTTGTCCGGTGTGGAAGAGGTGGACACATTGGGAAAAAGTTTACACAATCACCATGCACTGTTTTGGTGATATTTGTAAATGTCACACAAAAACATATGGTTATGCGTTGGCATTAAAGCTGCTTTATCTTGGCAGTGAAGCTTTAATCGGGGTGAGGAGGGAACGGAAATGAAAAAGACTTTAATGACATTACTGATGGCGGTCGCGGTGGCGACCTGTTTGATCCCTTCCCAGGGGAACGCGCTGATCGTCACCTTCAGCGACCGTCCCACCTGGGAAGCGGTGGTCGGGAACTTTGCGGATGTCGATCTAGCAGGTCAGGTCGCGAATAGGGCAACGCTCTCGGCGGGGAGTCCGATCTCGCTTCCGGGGCCTCCGGCGGGGAGAACTCTCTCCTTTGACAAGGCCCTGGAGGGGCGCCAGGTTCCCACCAGCTGGGCGACCTGGTCCGGCGGCGAAACTCCGCGGATCCTCTATACCAACGGGGCGAAATCCGTCACGGGAACCTTCGCCGGTCCGGTGTACGGTTTCGGTCTCGAGATGGAGCCGGAGCCGTTTAATATCTTCCTCATGATGCTCCGTACGGACGGCACCGCCCTCTACCAGAAGGTCAGCGGCATCGGCGGGGCGAAATTCTTCGGCATCGATTCGGACGTGGCGATCTCTTCCGTCCTGCTTTCTTCTAAAGTTGACTTCTCCTTCGGCCGGATGGTGGTCGACGTGACGCCGAACGCGGCCCCCGTTCCGGAACCGGGGACGGTTGTGCTTCTCGGCGTCGGCCTCCTCGGATTGGCAGGGTACGGCTACGCACGGAAGAGAAATAGCTAAACGACAAATACAAATTTGTTTGAGAAGAAAAATGCCCCGGATCGATAGGTTCCGGGGCATTTTTCGTGTCCGGCAGCCGTGGGCTGTCCCTGTTCAGGTGGCGGCTCGGAGGCCCATCAAATCCTCACCGTCTTGTAGAGAAAATTCTTGAACTTGTAGAACCGCTTCCGTTCTTCGTCGTTTCCTTCCACCTCGCCGTTGACCGCCTTCAGGTGCCGGGCCACCTGGGGCATGCTTCCTCCTGCCACGGCCTTGCTCCGCTCGATGACGAGCCGCACCGCGTCCCGCGGGATGGCGCTCCGGGAGTATGGTTCGTAGACCGCCTCCCAGAAGTTTTCTCCCCCTTCGATCTTGCGGATGATTTCCGTGGCGAGCCGTTCGTTCAACTCTTCGGCGGCGTTGGCTGCCGGCAGTTCCCGCATGCCGGCGGCGAGGGCGCGACGGATGTCGTCGGCGGTCAGTACTTTCCCGGTGCGGAAAAAGAGCGCCCGCAGCAGGATGCTGCGGAGTTCCCGGATATTCCCCTGGTAGTGATGGTTCATCAGGAGCCGTTTTGCGTCGACCGTCAGGGTCGGGGCATCCTCCTTCGGCTCTTCGCCCCGGTAGGTGCGGAAAAGCTTGCCGAGGAAGTGGGTGGCGAGGTCCGGAATGTCCTCCCGCCGCTCGTTCAGGGACGGCACCCGCATCGAGAGCTCCGAGAGGCGGTGATAGAGGTCTTCCCGGAAGTTTCCCTTCCGGATCTCCTCCATCAGGTCCCGGTTGGTGGCGGCCACCAGCAGCACCCGGCTGTAGCGCTCCTGGTTGTCGCCGAGGCGCACGAATCCGCCGTTGTCGAGAAAGCGCAGCAGCTGCACCTGGGTCTTGGGATCGGCATCGCCGATCTCGTCCAGAAAGACGATCCCTCCCGCCGCCTCTTCGAGAATCCCTTTGCGGTCGTTGTAGGCGCCGGTGAAGGCCCCCTTCTTGTGGCCGAACAGCTCGGAATAGGTCAGCTCTCCGCTGTAGGCGGCGATGTTGGTCTTTTTTACCGGGAGCTGGCCGTTGGGGTTCAGCTTCTCCCGGTACATCTCGTTCAGCTTGTTGTAGAGGTTGTTGAAGAAGAATTCCTTGCCGGCTCCGGTCTGGCCGAGGACGAGGATCGAGGGGAGGCCGATGGTCGCCTCCTGCAGGACGTTCTTGCTCCAGAGGGTGATCCGGTTGAAGAGGGGGCCGGAGACGGTCTCGATGAAGTCGACGATCTCCTGGGCCTTGCGGCTGTTGCCGATGATGTTGCCGAGCCGGTAGGAGGAGACCTGCGGGTCCTTGTAGGCGACATCGGATTTCAGCCGCGTCACCTCGCTCTGGAGCCGCTCGATGCGCTGCAGGTCAGAGATGTGCCGCGCCGTGAGCCGGTCGACGATCTGGAGGATCCGTGTGTGTTCCTCGGTGAAATAGGCGGGTTTGAGGGAATTGAGGCAGATGACGGCGATCACCTCGTCGTCGCAGATGATCGGCACGGCGATCTCGCTCCTGATCAGTTCGTGCATCGAGCGGTGGAATCCCTCTCCCTGCTGCTCTTCGTCCACCTGGGCGATGCTCCGCGGCTGCTTCGCCCAGGCGACAAAGCCGGTGAGGCTCCGCTCTTCGGGGGGGAGTTCGTGGCCGCCGACCCGGAAGGGAGGGATGTACTTCTTGAGCCACTCCTTGTTCTTCGCCCCGACGATGGTGCCGTTCTCGTCTTCCACCACGAGCCACTTTTCCCCGTCCCGCTCCTGCACGATGGCGATGCTCCCCGTGTCGGCGCCGATCAGTTCGGTCGCCTTCGACAGAACCTTGGTGAGGAAGGGGGAAAGCTCCTCGTTCCGCTCCTGGAGCAGTTCGGTAATCTCGGCCAGGACCCGGATTTCCAGGTGTTCGCCGCCGATTTCGTTCATCACCCGCTCGGCCATCTCGGCGTGGGTCTGCAGCAATCCCATCTCGAAGTCGGAGAAGCGGTAGAGCTCGCGGGTGAAGTAGTTTACGAGGCAGATCAGCCGGCGGCTCGACGGGTCGTAGCGGGGGACCATGTAGAGGGAGCGCAGCGCCATCTCCTCGATGATGGCGCGCTTCTGGAGCGACTGTTCGGTGAGATCGGGGATGAAGAGGGGGCGCAGGAAGCGCTCGTCGGTTATGACCGCGCTGCCGTCAATGTAGCGGGAAACGAGGGACTTTCCCGGTTGCAGGTCGATCTTTCCCTCGGCTTCGTAGCGCCCCTTGATCCGGGGATCCTCCGAGTGGCTTGCCAGGACGGCGAGGTGGGCGGTGCCGTCGGCTGCGGTGACCGGCACCAGTACGGAGGCGAGGATCAGCTTGTCGATGAGCCGCACCGCCGACTGGACCATGAAGGAGGCGGCCTCGCGCTTCTTGTATTCCTCGACCCGTCGGGCGAGGAGGAGCTGCTGGTGGTAGATGCGGGCAAAGTCGAGCCGGTCGGCCACGGAGGTGACGAATTCGCCGAGAAGCGCCTTGTCTTTTCCCGTGAGCAATTCCCCGGTCTGGAAGCGGTCGATGCAGACCACGCCGATCGATTTCCCCTGGCTGACGATGGGGAGGAGGTAGGAGGTGCCGATGGCGAACCGCTCGGCAAAGCCTTTGTCGAAGGTGCTCCCCCGGCCCGGATCGTGGCGGAGGTCGGTGGCGTACTGGGCGACGAAGACGCTGGAGACCGTCACCTCCCGGGAGATGATCGGGAAGCTCACTCCCCGGATCTCCTCCGCCAGGGGGCCCGAGGCGTACACGCAGGCAAGCACCCCGCGGGTCAGGTCTTCCAGGTAGATCCTGACGCGGTCCTGCCCGGTGACGAGGCGGACACCCTCCGCCAGCGCATGGAGCATCTCTTCCAGGTTTTCCTTGCCATAGCCGGCAATCCGCTCGGCATACGCGGCAAGGTGGGTCTGCGGGGTTTCCATGGGAACCTCTAAGTGTAGAAAATATACTCAGAGGCAGTGTAGGTGATGGGGGGAAGGGAAGTCAAGGGGGACGAGGGGGTGATCAGCTGAGTCCCTTGCGGATCTGGTAGAGCTGTTCCATGTCGAGTTCGTTCAGCTCGAAGTATTCGCGCTCCAGTTCCTCGACGTAGAACCGGTCGAGGCCGGAGTTCTCCAGGAAGTCCTCCCGCAGGGCGATGTCGCGGTCGGCGACGATGCGGGGGAGGAGGCTGTGGAGATAGATGGCTTCTTTCTTGATGGTGAGAATCGTCTCGGCGAAGATCCGCTCCGGAATCTCGTCGCTGATAACCTTGCGGTTGCGCAGGTCTTCGCTCACCTCGCGATGCAGGGTCTCCTGGTCGGCCCTGGTGGCATACTTGGAGTAGAAGTTTCTGATCCGGTCGCGGACGCATTCCAGAAGGGTGATGGCGAGGCGCTCCTCCCGGTCGGTGGCATGCAGCCGCTCCAGGAGATCCGAGACGGCGAGCCGGTTCTCCTTGACGAGGCGCAGTCCGCTCACCAGGGTCGTCACCTTCTGTCTCCCGTATTTCCCCAGGTACTTGTTGTCCAGCAGATCTGCGATGAAGATCTCCCCGAAGAGCCCCGGCCGCAGCTCTTCGAAGGCCTCCCGGTTGCCGAGAAGGCTCCGCAGCATCTCTTCCGTGATCCGCACGTTCTCCATGAAGGCCAGCTGGTTTACCACCTGGGACGTGGCGTCGTAGCGGTCGAAGTAGGTGATGATCCGGGAGAATCCCTCCAGCAGCGAAATGTCGGCTCCGTCGCGGATCTTTTCGTCGCATGCCTTGCTGGCTTCGAGGAGGATTTCCTCGAAGGTGTGGTCGCGGTTCTCGGCGGCCCGCTTCTTGGCGAAAAGGAGCTTGACGGCATCCTCGTTGTCGATGGCGCTCTCGATCTCCCGTTCCCCCAGGAAGAGTCCCTCCAGCACCTGCCGGGTCTCGGCAATGTAGTCCTGCTCTTCGGGGCCCACGAGCTTCTTGTCTTCCTTGAGCACCTCGTCGAGGGCGTAGAAGAGGGCACCGGGAATCTTGTTGCGGACCGACAGCGTCTTGAGTCGCGTGAGCCGGGCGTTTTCCAGGCTGGTGATCTCCCTCCTGCGCTGGCAGTCGATCAAAATGTTCTTGTACTCGTCCACGATGCGCCGGTTGGCCTGGTGCTTGTACATGACGTCGATGCGGATCCGCTCCTGCTGATAGCGGTCGATGTCGTGACGGGCGGCGATCCCGGTCAGAATAGCGAAGTCGTGGTCGGCAATCTTCTTGTTCTTGAAGTAAAGGTGGCGGAAGGCTTCGTAATACTCCCGGTGAGGGGTGTTGATCAACTTGAAGAGGAAAAAGAGGGCCTTCGGGTCGTCAAGGAGCCCGAGTACCTCGGCGATCAGGGCGTTTTCGTTCTGGTTCCCCACTGCCGGCGAGCGCTTGAGGGCCTTGCCGATGGTCCGGACAAGGGCTTCCTGCTGGTGGGGGAGGGAGCCGGGGAGGCGCGTCGACGAGAGGAAGAAGAAGTAGTTTACTACCGCGTTCCCCTCGAAGAATATTTTCTCGAAGCCAAGCTCTCCGCCAGTTCGCTCGCTGAAGAGGAGGGGGCCGCTCTCTTCTCCGGCGTGGGCGCCGTAGACGATGAGCCGGTTGATGACCTCGGCCTTGGCGAGATCGGCCAGCGGCTGGTCGACGCCGAACATGTATTCGCAGAAGGAGCCGCCGTTGCCCGCGTGGCGGATCCCCTCCCGGCTGATGACGAACTCGTTCCCCGGTGAGAAGAAGCGGAGCTCTCCATCAGCTCCGTCAGCGGCATTGAAGAAATAGCGCTGGTGGGCATCTTCCCCCGCCACGATGGCGTAGTACTCGAAGCGGTCGAAGATCTGGCCGTGGAGACGGATATCTTTGTACATGGGGCCCCGTGCGTAAACGCAATTTTGTCACTTATAGCGGCAACGTCCCGCTTTTTCAAGAGGTCACTACACGACCAGATCCATTCCGTCGTATGCCAGCTCCACCCCGACCGGAAGTCGTGCTCCGTCGGCGTGGGAAACCTCGTGGGTGAGGTGGGTGATGATTGACCGCTTCGGCCGCAGCCGCCCTATCACGTTGAGGGCTCCGTCGATGTTGAAGTGGTTTTCGTGGGGGGTGTAGCGGAGTCCGTCGATGATGAGGAGTTCGAGCCCCTCCAGCAGTGCGAGGGACGATTCGGGGATGCGGCTGCAGTCGGTGAGGTAGGCGGCAGCGCCGATCCGGTATCCCGTGGCGTGCATGGTCCCGTGGTAGAGGTGGATCGGCATGATTCTCCGGCCGAAGAGCGAGAATGGCTCATGGACCACGTGGGGGTCGAGGAGCGGCGCATAGCCCGCCGCTTCCTGTCCCCGGAAGATGTAGGAGAAGCTCCGCTGCACCGCCTTCATGGTTTCGCCGCTACCGTAGCACGGAACGACGCGCCGGTGGATGAAGTGAAAGCCGCGCAGGTCGTCAATGCCGTTGATGTGATCGGCATGGGGGTGGGTGAGGAGGACGGCATCGATATGGGGAATGTGGTGCCGGAGCGCCTGGCGCCGCAGGTCGGGGGAGGTGTCGATCAGGATGTATTTCCCCTCCGTTTCGACCAGAAGGGAGGCCCGGGTCCGCTTGTCGCGCGGGTCGGTGGACGAGCAGACGGGGCAGTGGCAGCCGACCATCGGGATGCCGGTGGAGGTGCCGCTGCCGAGGATGGTGATCTTCATGGTGATTCCCCTTGAAATATCGGCAAAAATAGCATGGGCGGAAGCGGTCGCGCAAGGTCTTTGTCCTTGCGTTGGGCAGGCGCTCCGCGTTAGTATCAACGGCTCGAAAGGAGAGCCCCGGGCCGATGAACGCCGCTCTGATCACCCCCTACTACCATCCCCCCGTCCGGGGCAATGCGGTCACCGTCGACCGGATCGCCCGCCACCTTGCCGACGTCGGCTGCACGGCGCAGGTCCTTGCCCTCGATGTCATGCTGGCCGAAGAGATGGCGCGGGAGCTGCGCCGCACGCAGCCGGACATCATCCACGCCTTCCACGCCTACCACGGGGGGCGGGTGGCGCGGGAGAGCGCTCGGGCCGCCGGCGTTCCGTTTGTGGTCACCCTTACCGGCTCCGATGTCTATGAGGCTCTGGAGGATGGACGCCGTGGCGAGACGCTCGACGTGCTTCGCGATGCAGCCGCCATCGTCGCCTTCCACAAGTGCGTCCGATGCCGCCTCGCGGACCACCACCCCCCTTTGGCCGACAAAACCCATGTCATTCCCCAGGGGGTGGAGCTGCCGGGGGAAGAATTCTCGTGGGGAGGGGAGCGCCTTGATGGGGAAGAGCTCGTGTTTTTCCTTCCGGCGGGAATCCGTCCGGTAAAAAATGTCATGTTTTCCCTCCCCCCCCTGAGGGATCTCCACCGGGAGACGCCGGCGGTCAGGCTCCTCGTGGCCGGACCGATCCTCGATGGTACCTACGGCAGCCGGGTGCTGGCGGAGATCGGGCACACCCCCTTCGCCCGCTATCTCGGCGAGGTCTCCCACAACTCCATCGGTGCCCTGTATCGGCGGGCCGATGTGGTGCTCAACACCTCCCAGTTCGAGGGGGGAATGGCCAACAGCGTCCTGGAGGCGATGGCCTTCGGCAAGCCGGTCCTCGCGTCGTTCATCGACGGCAACATGTCGGTGGTCAAGGAGGGGAAAACGGGGCTTCTCTACCGCGGTGAGGCCGAATTTCTCGAAAAGGCGCGGCTGCTGGCCCGGGACGAGTCTCTGCGGCGACACCTCGGCGCCAACGGCCAGCAGGTCGTTCGCGAGCAGTACGCCCCCCACCGGGAGGCGGTGGCGTACGAAGCCCTGTATCGGGCGGTTCTGAAATAAGGATTGGGAGACGCCGCTGGCTTTTTTGACCCTGTACACGGCCCGGTCGGTGCTGGCGAACTTTGCGGAGCAGGGGGGGGTGGCGAGGCACTCGGCGGGGGAGGAGCTCTAATGGGGATGTCATTCAGGCCCCGGCGGCCGGGAAAGCCGACGGAAAAGTCCCAGGCCGAACTGGACGAGATGGTGCGCCGCATGAAGGGGGAGCAAACGGCACCGGCCAACTACCGGGAGCAGTCCCTCAAGATCCACGGCTGGATCTGTGCCAAATGCGGGCGGGAGTTCGAGCTCCACAATCTGCACCTGCTGACGGTGCACCACCGGGACGGCAACCACGATTTCAACCCCCCCGACGGGAGCAACTGGGAAAACCTCTGTGTCTACTGCCACGAGGACGAGCACAGCCGCTCCCTCCTCGGCGACTACCTGCAGGGGGAAAACGGGCGCAA contains:
- a CDS encoding TIGR04442 family protein yields the protein MYKDIRLHGQIFDRFEYYAIVAGEDAHQRYFFNAADGADGELRFFSPGNEFVISREGIRHAGNGGSFCEYMFGVDQPLADLAKAEVINRLIVYGAHAGEESGPLLFSERTGGELGFEKIFFEGNAVVNYFFFLSSTRLPGSLPHQQEALVRTIGKALKRSPAVGNQNENALIAEVLGLLDDPKALFFLFKLINTPHREYYEAFRHLYFKNKKIADHDFAILTGIAARHDIDRYQQERIRIDVMYKHQANRRIVDEYKNILIDCQRRREITSLENARLTRLKTLSVRNKIPGALFYALDEVLKEDKKLVGPEEQDYIAETRQVLEGLFLGEREIESAIDNEDAVKLLFAKKRAAENRDHTFEEILLEASKACDEKIRDGADISLLEGFSRIITYFDRYDATSQVVNQLAFMENVRITEEMLRSLLGNREAFEELRPGLFGEIFIADLLDNKYLGKYGRQKVTTLVSGLRLVKENRLAVSDLLERLHATDREERLAITLLECVRDRIRNFYSKYATRADQETLHREVSEDLRNRKVISDEIPERIFAETILTIKKEAIYLHSLLPRIVADRDIALREDFLENSGLDRFYVEELEREYFELNELDMEQLYQIRKGLS
- a CDS encoding GPMC system MBL fold metallohydrolase, encoding MKITILGSGTSTGIPMVGCHCPVCSSTDPRDKRTRASLLVETEGKYILIDTSPDLRRQALRHHIPHIDAVLLTHPHADHINGIDDLRGFHFIHRRVVPCYGSGETMKAVQRSFSYIFRGQEAAGYAPLLDPHVVHEPFSLFGRRIMPIHLYHGTMHATGYRIGAAAYLTDCSRIPESSLALLEGLELLIIDGLRYTPHENHFNIDGALNVIGRLRPKRSIITHLTHEVSHADGARLPVGVELAYDGMDLVV
- a CDS encoding GPMC system family 4 glycosyltransferase, translated to MNAALITPYYHPPVRGNAVTVDRIARHLADVGCTAQVLALDVMLAEEMARELRRTQPDIIHAFHAYHGGRVARESARAAGVPFVVTLTGSDVYEALEDGRRGETLDVLRDAAAIVAFHKCVRCRLADHHPPLADKTHVIPQGVELPGEEFSWGGERLDGEELVFFLPAGIRPVKNVMFSLPPLRDLHRETPAVRLLVAGPILDGTYGSRVLAEIGHTPFARYLGEVSHNSIGALYRRADVVLNTSQFEGGMANSVLEAMAFGKPVLASFIDGNMSVVKEGKTGLLYRGEAEFLEKARLLARDESLRRHLGANGQQVVREQYAPHREAVAYEALYRAVLK
- a CDS encoding PEP-CTERM sorting domain-containing protein, which translates into the protein MKKTLMTLLMAVAVATCLIPSQGNALIVTFSDRPTWEAVVGNFADVDLAGQVANRATLSAGSPISLPGPPAGRTLSFDKALEGRQVPTSWATWSGGETPRILYTNGAKSVTGTFAGPVYGFGLEMEPEPFNIFLMMLRTDGTALYQKVSGIGGAKFFGIDSDVAISSVLLSSKVDFSFGRMVVDVTPNAAPVPEPGTVVLLGVGLLGLAGYGYARKRNS
- a CDS encoding GPMC system transcriptional regulator; the encoded protein is METPQTHLAAYAERIAGYGKENLEEMLHALAEGVRLVTGQDRVRIYLEDLTRGVLACVYASGPLAEEIRGVSFPIISREVTVSSVFVAQYATDLRHDPGRGSTFDKGFAERFAIGTSYLLPIVSQGKSIGVVCIDRFQTGELLTGKDKALLGEFVTSVADRLDFARIYHQQLLLARRVEEYKKREAASFMVQSAVRLIDKLILASVLVPVTAADGTAHLAVLASHSEDPRIKGRYEAEGKIDLQPGKSLVSRYIDGSAVITDERFLRPLFIPDLTEQSLQKRAIIEEMALRSLYMVPRYDPSSRRLICLVNYFTRELYRFSDFEMGLLQTHAEMAERVMNEIGGEHLEIRVLAEITELLQERNEELSPFLTKVLSKATELIGADTGSIAIVQERDGEKWLVVEDENGTIVGAKNKEWLKKYIPPFRVGGHELPPEERSLTGFVAWAKQPRSIAQVDEEQQGEGFHRSMHELIRSEIAVPIICDDEVIAVICLNSLKPAYFTEEHTRILQIVDRLTARHISDLQRIERLQSEVTRLKSDVAYKDPQVSSYRLGNIIGNSRKAQEIVDFIETVSGPLFNRITLWSKNVLQEATIGLPSILVLGQTGAGKEFFFNNLYNKLNEMYREKLNPNGQLPVKKTNIAAYSGELTYSELFGHKKGAFTGAYNDRKGILEEAAGGIVFLDEIGDADPKTQVQLLRFLDNGGFVRLGDNQERYSRVLLVAATNRDLMEEIRKGNFREDLYHRLSELSMRVPSLNERREDIPDLATHFLGKLFRTYRGEEPKEDAPTLTVDAKRLLMNHHYQGNIRELRSILLRALFFRTGKVLTADDIRRALAAGMRELPAANAAEELNERLATEIIRKIEGGENFWEAVYEPYSRSAIPRDAVRLVIERSKAVAGGSMPQVARHLKAVNGEVEGNDEERKRFYKFKNFLYKTVRI
- a CDS encoding YajD family HNH nuclease, translating into MGMSFRPRRPGKPTEKSQAELDEMVRRMKGEQTAPANYREQSLKIHGWICAKCGREFELHNLHLLTVHHRDGNHDFNPPDGSNWENLCVYCHEDEHSRSLLGDYLQGENGRKNR